The following proteins are co-located in the Fimbriiglobus ruber genome:
- the atpH gene encoding ATP synthase F1 subunit delta — MATNGAQHDTVLEATGARARIARVYATALLSAAEKSGRVDAIGDELDAFAKGVLAGHPAIETYFSATGTSRKTTFPAIAAALAPHTSDIFGKFLGVLNQNGRLGLFKAINAAYQKQRDEVAGRVKVRVTSAAALTDPQIEDLKRTLTESLKAQPILDIWIDAELLGGLVVQVGDRVYDTSVRSRLENLRTHLMASGTHG; from the coding sequence ATGGCCACCAACGGCGCGCAACACGACACCGTACTGGAAGCCACCGGCGCCCGCGCCCGGATCGCACGGGTGTACGCCACGGCGCTCCTGTCCGCGGCCGAGAAGAGCGGCCGGGTAGACGCGATCGGGGACGAACTCGACGCGTTCGCCAAGGGCGTCCTGGCCGGCCACCCGGCCATCGAGACGTACTTCAGTGCCACCGGCACCAGCCGGAAGACGACGTTCCCGGCGATCGCGGCGGCACTGGCCCCGCATACTTCGGACATATTCGGGAAGTTTCTCGGCGTACTCAATCAAAACGGCCGCCTCGGGCTCTTCAAAGCGATCAACGCTGCTTACCAGAAGCAGCGAGACGAGGTCGCGGGCCGAGTTAAGGTCCGGGTGACGTCGGCCGCGGCACTGACCGACCCCCAGATCGAAGATCTCAAGCGTACACTGACCGAATCGTTGAAGGCCCAACCGATTTTGGACATTTGGATCGACGCCGAACTGCTCGGCGGGTTGGTCGTCCAGGTCGGCGACCGGGTGTACGACACCTCGGTCCGGTCCCGGCTGGAAAACCTCCGCACCCACCTGATGGCGAGTGGCACCCATGGCTGA
- the atpA gene encoding F0F1 ATP synthase subunit alpha, with protein MADKINASEIAAIIETQINSFGQQIDVRETGKVLEVGDGIARVYGLSAVMAGELIDFPDANVKGLAFNLEENSVSVIILGDYLKVREGMGVRTTGQLLSIPVGPEMIGRVIDPLGNPVDGKGPISTTRTRPVESPAPGIVDRQPVKQPLQTGIKAIDAMTPIGRGQRELIIGDRKTGKTQIAVDAIINQKEENVICVYVACGQMESKVAGVVEKLRENGAMDYTIVVVASSADPAPVQYIAPYAGTAIAEYFMYEEGRDTLCVYDDLSKQAAAYRQLSLLVRRPPGREAYPGDVFYCHSRLLERSAKLAEKWVIVAENTDTAKAGADWGVNSAVDPKRSRQHGEAGKVYVGPGESGGFDQAKHDLKNFPGHKIAKVAGTGGSLTALPIIETLEGEVSAYIPTNVISITDGQIYLQPELKNAGVLPAVDVGVSVSRVGGNAQIAAMKFKLVAGGLKLALASFRELEAFAQLGTDLDPATQKLLDRGYRMVEILKQGQYKPLNVFDQIMIIYAGNTGALDAVDRKKVKAWEDQFLAFVKEQQPEVRVLLAKEKKMTDEVIKKLDAAIAAFQPQFKA; from the coding sequence ATGGCTGACAAGATCAACGCCAGCGAAATCGCGGCGATTATTGAGACCCAGATCAATTCGTTCGGCCAGCAGATCGACGTCCGCGAGACCGGCAAGGTGCTCGAGGTCGGCGACGGGATCGCGCGGGTCTACGGCCTGTCCGCGGTCATGGCCGGCGAACTGATCGACTTCCCGGACGCCAACGTCAAGGGGTTGGCGTTCAACCTCGAAGAGAACTCGGTCTCGGTCATCATTCTCGGGGACTACCTCAAAGTCCGCGAGGGGATGGGTGTACGTACCACCGGGCAACTCCTGTCGATCCCGGTCGGCCCGGAAATGATCGGCCGCGTCATCGACCCGCTCGGGAACCCGGTCGACGGCAAGGGTCCGATCTCGACCACCCGCACGCGGCCCGTCGAATCGCCCGCGCCTGGGATCGTCGACCGCCAGCCGGTCAAGCAACCGCTCCAGACCGGGATCAAGGCCATCGACGCTATGACCCCGATCGGCCGCGGCCAGCGGGAACTGATCATCGGCGACCGGAAAACGGGTAAGACGCAGATCGCCGTCGACGCGATTATCAACCAGAAGGAAGAGAACGTCATCTGCGTGTACGTCGCGTGCGGGCAGATGGAATCGAAGGTCGCCGGCGTGGTCGAAAAGCTCCGCGAGAACGGGGCGATGGATTACACCATCGTCGTCGTCGCCTCGTCGGCCGACCCCGCTCCGGTCCAGTACATTGCCCCGTACGCGGGGACCGCGATCGCCGAATACTTCATGTACGAAGAAGGCCGCGACACGCTCTGCGTGTACGACGACTTGTCCAAACAAGCCGCCGCGTACCGTCAGCTTTCGCTGTTGGTTCGCCGTCCTCCGGGCCGCGAGGCGTATCCCGGGGACGTGTTCTACTGTCACAGCCGCCTGCTCGAACGGTCGGCGAAACTGGCCGAGAAGTGGGTCATCGTCGCCGAGAATACGGACACGGCCAAGGCCGGCGCGGACTGGGGCGTCAACAGCGCAGTCGACCCGAAGCGGAGTCGTCAACACGGCGAAGCGGGCAAGGTCTATGTCGGCCCGGGCGAATCCGGCGGGTTCGACCAGGCGAAGCACGACCTCAAGAACTTTCCCGGTCACAAGATCGCCAAGGTCGCCGGGACGGGTGGGTCGCTGACCGCCTTGCCGATCATCGAAACGCTCGAAGGCGAAGTGTCCGCGTACATCCCGACGAACGTGATCTCGATCACCGACGGCCAGATCTACCTCCAGCCGGAATTGAAGAACGCCGGGGTACTGCCGGCCGTGGATGTCGGGGTGTCCGTATCGCGGGTGGGTGGGAACGCCCAGATCGCGGCCATGAAGTTCAAGCTGGTGGCCGGCGGGTTGAAGCTCGCCCTCGCGTCGTTCCGCGAACTCGAAGCGTTCGCCCAACTCGGGACAGACCTCGACCCGGCCACGCAAAAGCTCCTCGACCGCGGCTACCGGATGGTCGAGATCCTCAAGCAAGGTCAGTACAAGCCGCTGAACGTCTTCGACCAAATCATGATCATCTACGCCGGCAACACCGGGGCGCTCGACGCCGTGGACCGGAAGAAGGTCAAGGCGTGGGAAGACCAGTTCCTCGCGTTCGTGAAGGAGCAGCAGCCGGAAGTCCGCGTACTGCTCGCGAAGGAAAAGAAGATGACGGACGAGGTCATCAAGAAGCTCGACGCGGCGATCGCGGCCTTCCAGCCGCAATTCAAGGCGTAA
- the atpE gene encoding ATP synthase F0 subunit C encodes MRNLLTLAVALCLVLGLTSFASAEEKPVATAGTAPATAVAPTKIINNTTAAIGMGLSVLGIGLGLGLIGFAALSGIARQPEQAGAIQGAMFIIAGLVEGAGIISLVLCLVTIFV; translated from the coding sequence ATGCGTAACCTGCTCACCTTGGCCGTCGCTCTCTGTCTGGTTCTCGGGCTGACCTCCTTCGCTTCGGCCGAAGAAAAGCCCGTCGCCACTGCCGGGACTGCCCCCGCGACCGCTGTGGCTCCGACGAAGATTATCAACAACACGACGGCCGCCATCGGGATGGGACTGAGCGTCCTCGGGATCGGGTTGGGCCTCGGGCTGATCGGCTTCGCCGCCCTGAGCGGGATCGCCCGCCAGCCGGAACAAGCCGGTGCCATTCAGGGCGCGATGTTCATCATCGCGGGCCTGGTCGAAGGGGCCGGGATCATCAGCCTCGTGCTGTGTCTCGTGACCATCTTCGTTTGA
- a CDS encoding DUF1569 domain-containing protein, producing the protein MAGSDTPVRRELKFDTLDAAVRDAEHLLAVGYEKVGNWDLGQVCGHLADWMGFPIDGFPKSPVPVALMMWMLRKTVGPVALRSTITKREMRSGVATIPSTVHPVGHDAVAAIARLKAAAARFQAWDGEIVPSPFFGRMNKDEATKLQLVHCAHHLSYLIPKA; encoded by the coding sequence ATGGCCGGCTCGGATACGCCAGTTCGCCGTGAACTGAAGTTCGACACCCTTGACGCGGCCGTCCGCGACGCAGAACACCTGCTCGCGGTCGGGTACGAAAAAGTCGGGAACTGGGATCTCGGGCAGGTTTGCGGGCACCTGGCGGACTGGATGGGGTTTCCGATCGACGGGTTTCCGAAGTCGCCGGTGCCCGTCGCGTTGATGATGTGGATGCTGCGGAAAACGGTCGGACCGGTTGCCCTTCGTTCCACGATCACGAAGCGGGAAATGCGGTCCGGTGTAGCGACGATTCCATCGACAGTCCACCCCGTGGGACACGACGCGGTGGCCGCGATCGCCAGGTTGAAAGCCGCGGCCGCTCGATTTCAGGCGTGGGACGGTGAGATCGTCCCGTCGCCGTTTTTCGGGCGGATGAACAAGGACGAGGCGACCAAACTGCAACTGGTGCATTGTGCGCACCACCTGAGCTATCTGATTCCAAAAGCGTAG
- the atpG gene encoding ATP synthase F1 subunit gamma: MANLRALVRRRKAIRNIRKITKTMELIATARFKKALDRATEAEAYTQKIAELAADLSKNAGEVSHPLLETRATVKKILFLVITANRGLCGGYNGGILRTAMARVRELNAASMPFTLEVAGKRGINYFKFQGVPRTNEYTHFEDKPKFEEVDAVASRYIDLFVSGQIDQVVVCYQKFQSISKQYPVIETLLPLSSVSVETGKKGPTPATPAAAPPAGAGVDYEFLPDASGILGELVPVAFKVRLFKCFLDAAVSEQIARRVAMKAATENAGDLIKDVTRVYNRTRQANITKEISELIAGSEALK, from the coding sequence ATGGCCAACCTTCGCGCTCTCGTTCGCCGCCGCAAGGCGATCCGGAACATCCGGAAGATCACCAAGACGATGGAACTCATCGCCACGGCGCGCTTCAAGAAAGCGCTCGACCGGGCGACCGAGGCCGAGGCGTACACGCAAAAGATCGCCGAACTGGCGGCCGACCTGAGCAAGAACGCGGGCGAGGTCTCGCACCCGCTGCTCGAAACGCGGGCCACCGTCAAGAAGATCCTCTTCCTCGTCATCACCGCGAACCGCGGGCTGTGTGGCGGGTACAACGGCGGCATCCTGCGGACGGCCATGGCTCGGGTCCGCGAACTGAACGCAGCCAGTATGCCGTTCACCCTCGAAGTGGCCGGCAAGCGGGGCATCAACTACTTCAAGTTCCAGGGCGTGCCGCGGACGAACGAATACACCCACTTTGAAGACAAGCCGAAGTTCGAGGAAGTCGACGCGGTCGCGTCTCGGTACATCGACCTGTTCGTGTCCGGCCAGATCGACCAGGTCGTCGTCTGTTACCAGAAGTTCCAGAGCATCTCCAAGCAATATCCGGTGATCGAGACGCTGCTGCCGTTGTCGTCCGTGTCGGTCGAAACCGGGAAGAAAGGTCCGACGCCCGCGACGCCGGCAGCGGCCCCACCCGCCGGGGCTGGTGTCGATTACGAATTCCTCCCGGACGCGAGCGGCATACTCGGTGAACTGGTCCCGGTGGCGTTCAAGGTGCGCTTGTTCAAGTGCTTCCTGGACGCCGCGGTGAGCGAACAGATCGCCCGGCGGGTGGCCATGAAGGCCGCGACCGAGAACGCCGGCGACCTCATCAAGGATGTGACCCGCGTTTATAACCGGACGCGGCAGGCGAACATCACGAAGGAAATCAGCGAACTGATCGCGGGGTCCGAAGCGCTGAAATAA
- a CDS encoding ATP synthase F0 subunit B yields MRTRLTARPAGLFAIAVFAALAATSPALAASHGEEPSGGLSFLALHRYDLGIFTLITFGLLCAILYWKAWPKISEGLKKREEVITQARDEAIKTRHEAEEIRAKLKAEFGQAHDQIRALMEEARKDAERLRAEEKIKGEAEAAAERERAKREIAAAKEQALQEIYQKSVQLASLMSSKAIRRNMSADDHARLVDESLAELKTRVSRN; encoded by the coding sequence ATGCGGACGCGGTTGACCGCCCGCCCGGCCGGACTGTTCGCGATCGCCGTCTTCGCCGCGCTCGCCGCCACCTCGCCCGCGCTCGCCGCGAGCCACGGCGAGGAACCGAGTGGCGGGCTGAGCTTCCTCGCCCTGCACCGATACGATCTGGGCATCTTTACCCTGATCACCTTCGGTTTGCTCTGCGCGATCCTGTACTGGAAGGCGTGGCCGAAGATTTCGGAAGGGCTGAAGAAGCGGGAAGAAGTGATCACCCAGGCCCGCGACGAGGCGATCAAGACCCGGCACGAGGCCGAGGAGATTCGGGCCAAGCTGAAGGCCGAATTCGGCCAGGCCCACGACCAGATTCGGGCTCTGATGGAAGAGGCGCGCAAGGACGCCGAACGGCTCCGGGCCGAGGAAAAAATCAAGGGCGAAGCCGAAGCGGCCGCCGAGCGGGAACGCGCGAAGCGGGAGATTGCGGCCGCCAAGGAACAGGCCCTGCAAGAGATCTACCAGAAGTCCGTCCAGCTCGCATCGCTCATGTCGAGCAAGGCCATCCGGCGGAACATGTCCGCGGACGACCACGCCCGGCTGGTGGACGAATCGCTGGCCGAACTCAAGACCCGCGTTTCCCGGAACTAG